A stretch of the Halomonas sp. BDJS001 genome encodes the following:
- a CDS encoding tryptophan synthase subunit beta like protein — protein sequence MLYIKRNTSGEIAMLSKEPTAECIEAIAPNSPEVLAFLADQPESSANFIASDLAFVRVVEDILEVLLSKGIITFTDLPEAAQAKVMERKSLRSKNDVGLLSDDDTI from the coding sequence ATGCTCTACATCAAACGCAATACATCCGGCGAGATCGCGATGCTCAGCAAAGAACCAACGGCCGAGTGCATCGAAGCGATCGCCCCTAATTCACCTGAGGTGCTGGCTTTTCTTGCCGACCAGCCGGAATCTTCTGCGAACTTTATCGCCTCTGATTTGGCGTTTGTTAGGGTGGTCGAGGATATTCTGGAGGTGTTACTGAGCAAGGGTATTATCACCTTCACTGATCTGCCGGAAGCCGCCCAGGCGAAAGTGATGGAGCGTAAATCGCTGCGGTCAAAAAATGATGTGGGGCTGCTAAGCGACGACGACACTATCTAG
- a CDS encoding Ig-like domain-containing protein, which yields MATATVIAISGQAWARGEDGNLRELRIGDVLQEGETLITSADGRVELDFADGTGANIVEGGQEVAVTPELDVDAIVTTDASVQDDDLEALLAALDDEEGDLLDLLDATAAGGGAGGGGGGSDFVRVARIAEETDPLSFETAEGGLESTEFVEFGDGAAAVSDELDDTDADADADADADADADADADSDADADSDADADSDADADADADADADADADADADADADADSDADADADADADADADADADADADADADADADADADADADADADADADADSDADADADSDADSDADADADADSDADADADADADADSDADADADADADADADADADADADADADADADADADADSDADADADSDADADADADADADADADADADADADADADADADADADADADADSDADADADADADADADADADADADSDADADADSDADADADSDADADADADADADADADADADSDADADADADSDADADADSDADSDADADADADADADADADADADADADADADADSDADADADADADADSDADADADADSDADADADADADADADADADADADADADADSDADADADADADLEATITIDTIADDDVINAAESEQNFTAISGTVGGDVVAGDQVTLSVNGNSYTTNVVDDGAGNLSYSTAVATADLIADNRVEASVTATDAAGNSETATAARDITVDTEIAAGITIDTIAGDDVINAAEAAEANTTITGTVSGDVVAGDQVTLSVNGNSYTGDVVDDGAGNLGYSIDVLTADLIADNSVEASVTATDVAGNSETATAVRDITVDTEIAAGITIDTIAEDDVINAAEAAETNTTITGTVNGDVVAGDQVTLSVNGNSYTGDVVDDGAGNLGYSIDVLTVDLIADNSVEASVTVSDAAGNSQTATATRDFTVDTEIAAGITIDTIADDDVINAAEAEQNFTAVSGTVSGDVVAGDQVTLSVNGNSYITIVVDDGAGNLSYSTTVATADLIADNSVEASVTATDAAGNSQTATETRDITVNTDASATIIIDTLAGDDVINGDEATQTISVTGSVGGDAKAGDTVTLTVGDDTFTGQVAADLTYAIDVPGSVLAENDSIRAEVTGEDAAGNPYSAEADRGYGVDTDASATITIDTLAGDDVINGEEAAQTISVTGSVGGDAKAGDTVTLTVGDNSYEGTVGEDLTYAIDVPGSVLADNDSVTAEVTGEDAAGNAYSAEADRGYGVDTDASATISIDTLAGDDVINGEEATQTISVTGSVGGDAKAGDTVTLTVGDDTFTGQVAADLTYAIDVPGSVLAENDSIRAEVTGEDAAGNAYSAEADRGYGVNLDASATITIDTLAGDDVINGEEATQTISVTGSVGGDAKAGDTVTLTVGDESYSGQVDADGNYAIDVPGSVLAENDSVTAEVTGEDAAGNAYSAEADRGYGVNLDASATITIDTLAGDDVINGEEATQTISVTGSVGGDAKAGDTVTLTVGDESYSGTVGEDLTYAIDVPGSVLAENDSIRAEVTGEDAAGNAYSAEADRGYGVDTDASATISIDTLAGDDVINGEEATQTISVTGSVGGDAKAGDTVTLTVGDDTFTGQVAADLTYAIDVPGSVLADNDSVTAEVTGEDAAGNAYSAEADRGYGVDTDASATISIDTLAGDDVINGEEATQTISVTGSVGGDAKAGDTVTLTVGDNSYEGTVGEDLTYAINVPGSVLAENDSVTAEVTGEDAAGNAYSAEADRGYGVDTDASATISIDTLAGDDVINGEEATQTISVTGSVGGDAKAGDTVTLTVGDDTFTGQVAADLTYAIDVPGSVLADNDSVTAEVTGEDAAGNAYSAEADRGYGVDTDASATISIDTLAGDDVINGEEATQTISVTGSVGGDAKAGDTVTLTVGDESYSGQVDADGNYAIDVPGSVLAENDSVTAEVTGEDAAGNPYSAEADRGYGVDTDASATITIDTLAGDDVINGEEATQTISVTGSVGGDAKAGDTVTLTVGDESYSGQVDADGNYAIDVPGSVLAENDSVTAEVTGEDAAGNPYSAEADRGYGVDTDASATISIDTLAGDDVINGEEATQTISVTGSVGGDAKAGDTVTLTVGDDTFTGQVAADLTYAIDVPGSVLADNDSIRAEVTGEDAAGNAYSAEADRGYGVDTDASATITIDTLAGDDVINGEEATQTISVTGSVGGDAKAGDTVTLTVGDDTFTGQVAADLTYAIDVPGSVLADNDSIRAEVTGEDAAGNPYSAEADRGYGVDTDASATISIDTLAGDDVINGEEATQTISVTGSVGGDAKAGDTVTLTVGDDTFTGQVAADLTYAIDVPGSVLADNDSIRAEVTGEDAAGNPYSAEADRGYGVDTDASATITIDTLAGDDVINGEEATQTISVTGSVGGDAKAGDTVTLTVGGESYSGQVDADGNYAIDVPGSVLADNDSIRAEVTGEDAAGNPYSAEADRDYGVDAAPEAEGGQVTGEEDTALILKWSDFNITDDSPVAEQGIVITDLPASGTLEFKDASGQWQSVAVDANFSRAEIDAGQLRFMPEANESGFDSYDGEGVGNQEANYAQLQFRPIDGHNEGAEATLAIDIVPVADAPTVSVSLGDTLESVRASVIKVEHGSTTITIEGTEISAEGISGQVIKPPFSDGNLNPGSANNTNGADVIALIGDFNKLVNGNQAVNSINGDDKDYVYLNKALTSYAVNLGEQHQNSGYDGTITDLATGVTISVNNIRGIIFGDGSTMLPSDATTTITQTGYDIIEVELSALLTDTDGSEVLSDIILTDIPAGVELTGEGVVMQPDGSWLVANPTGESIDQLTLTMKVPVSVGAFDITATVTSSEIYEDAAGDQQVIDSETSTDTTAVEQYNIVVGSPGGDSITGTSANDIIIGDVAGLQLVPGENYNLAFMVDTSGSMSNADIANAKASLTEVFNTLKESVGEDNAGTVNIFLVEFDTQAGRNVSVDLSDPQALSKLQTVLDGFQQGGGTNYEDVFKTTANWFYTDSVQANSGTNMTYFITDGLPTYYQAKEKESAVVGSRGGNRWNLNIDDIDYTPGQAYSMNIDGQMREVIDTSGNVQQWTHSSGCGGGSWSSSIIGQVRPEGDGTYEISELAGDGRSTTQTVAQNSLEAFALLDGKSSVNAIGLGGSLNESNLQAYDSDGIVQSNINPEQLADAILGENVQLPSGNDTISGGEGNDVLFGDQITFAGIEGNGLPAIKAYIAGQLGLADSNQVTAEQIHTYITNNHGEFNNSTGTVGNDILIGGDGDDILFGQGGNDTLVGGAGDDIMYGGNGANTFVWDSSDEGTEQTPAVDQVMDFNMGQFGADSAADRLDIADLLQGENAENLDQYIKAEQQGADTVLHVKSDGGLAADGSNADQRIVLKDVEMPQGGNSSDFIQSMLDDGQLKIDQ from the coding sequence ATGGCAACGGCAACGGTTATCGCTATTTCAGGTCAAGCATGGGCACGTGGTGAAGACGGCAATCTACGCGAACTGCGTATTGGCGATGTTCTTCAGGAGGGCGAGACGCTCATCACCTCTGCGGACGGCCGTGTTGAGCTAGACTTTGCCGATGGAACTGGCGCTAACATTGTCGAAGGTGGCCAAGAAGTTGCTGTTACTCCCGAGCTTGATGTTGATGCGATTGTCACCACCGATGCCAGTGTTCAAGACGACGACCTTGAAGCGTTACTTGCTGCTCTTGACGACGAAGAAGGTGATCTCCTCGACCTCCTTGATGCGACTGCTGCCGGTGGAGGCGCCGGTGGCGGTGGTGGCGGTAGCGATTTCGTCCGCGTTGCACGTATCGCTGAAGAAACCGACCCGCTAAGTTTCGAGACTGCTGAAGGCGGCCTAGAAAGTACTGAGTTTGTTGAGTTTGGTGATGGCGCAGCGGCTGTCTCAGATGAGCTAGATGATACAGATGCTGACGCCGATGCCGACGCTGATGCAGATGCCGATGCGGACGCAGACGCTGACTCAGATGCAGACGCTGACTCAGATGCAGACGCTGACTCCGATGCAGACGCCGACGCAGATGCGGACGCAGACGCCGATGCAGACGCTGATGCTGATGCCGATGCGGACGCAGACGCTGACTCAGATGCAGACGCCGATGCAGATGCAGACGCCGACGCAGATGCTGATGCGGACGCAGACGCAGACGCAGATGCAGACGCTGATGCTGATGCTGATGCTGATGCTGATGCTGATGCTGATGCCGATGCGGATGCGGATGCGGACGCTGACTCAGATGCAGACGCCGATGCCGATTCAGACGCTGACTCCGATGCTGATGCCGACGCAGATGCTGACTCAGATGCAGACGCTGATGCGGACGCTGACGCCGATGCGGATTCAGATGCAGACGCTGATGCTGATGCAGATGCAGATGCAGATGCAGATGCAGATGCAGATGCAGATGCAGACGCCGATGCAGACGCTGATGCCGATGCGGACGCCGACGCTGACTCAGATGCAGACGCTGATGCGGATTCAGACGCCGATGCAGACGCTGATGCAGATGCAGATGCAGACGCTGATGCAGATGCAGATGCAGACGCAGACGCTGACGCAGATGCTGATGCAGACGCCGACGCCGACGCCGACGCTGATGCTGATGCGGATTCAGACGCTGATGCCGATGCCGATGCCGATGCCGATGCCGACGCAGATGCTGACGCCGATGCTGATGCGGATTCAGACGCCGATGCAGATGCGGATTCAGACGCCGATGCTGATGCGGATTCAGACGCTGATGCCGATGCCGATGCCGATGCCGACGCCGACGCAGATGCTGACGCCGATGCTGACTCAGATGCAGACGCCGATGCAGATGCGGATTCAGATGCAGACGCCGATGCCGATTCAGACGCTGACTCCGATGCTGATGCAGACGCAGATGCTGATGCAGACGCAGATGCTGATGCAGACGCCGATGCGGACGCTGACGCTGACGCCGATGCAGATGCGGATTCAGACGCCGATGCGGACGCTGACGCCGATGCAGATGCGGATTCAGACGCCGATGCGGACGCAGACGCTGACTCAGATGCAGATGCAGACGCTGATGCAGACGCAGATGCTGATGCGGACGCTGATGCAGATGCAGATGCAGACGCCGATGCGGACGCTGACTCAGATGCCGACGCAGACGCAGATGCTGATGCCGACTTAGAAGCCACTATCACCATCGACACCATCGCCGATGACGACGTGATCAATGCCGCTGAGTCTGAGCAGAACTTCACCGCTATTAGCGGCACGGTGGGCGGAGACGTGGTGGCGGGTGACCAAGTCACGTTGAGTGTCAATGGCAACAGCTACACCACTAACGTGGTCGACGATGGTGCGGGCAACCTTAGCTACAGCACTGCCGTGGCAACTGCCGATCTCATCGCAGACAATCGTGTGGAAGCGAGCGTGACTGCTACCGACGCGGCGGGTAACAGCGAGACCGCCACTGCCGCGCGGGATATCACGGTCGACACCGAGATCGCAGCGGGTATCACCATCGACACCATCGCCGGAGACGATGTGATCAACGCCGCTGAAGCCGCCGAAGCCAACACCACCATCACCGGCACGGTGAGCGGTGACGTAGTAGCGGGTGACCAAGTCACGCTGAGCGTGAACGGCAACAGCTACACCGGCGACGTAGTAGACGACGGCGCAGGTAACCTGGGCTACAGCATCGACGTGCTCACAGCGGATCTGATCGCCGACAATAGTGTGGAAGCGAGCGTGACCGCTACCGATGTGGCGGGTAACAGCGAGACCGCCACTGCCGTGCGGGATATCACGGTCGACACCGAGATCGCAGCGGGTATCACCATCGACACCATCGCTGAGGACGATGTGATCAACGCCGCGGAAGCCGCTGAAACCAATACCACCATTACCGGCACGGTGAACGGTGACGTAGTAGCGGGTGACCAAGTCACGCTGAGCGTGAACGGCAACAGCTACACCGGCGACGTAGTAGACGACGGCGCAGGTAACCTGGGCTACAGCATCGACGTGCTCACCGTGGATCTGATCGCTGACAATAGTGTGGAAGCGAGCGTGACCGTCTCCGACGCAGCGGGTAACAGCCAGACCGCCACCGCCACACGTGATTTTACGGTCGATACCGAGATTGCCGCGGGCATCACCATCGACACCATCGCCGATGACGACGTGATCAATGCTGCTGAAGCTGAGCAGAACTTCACAGCTGTCAGCGGTACGGTGAGCGGAGACGTGGTGGCGGGTGACCAAGTCACGTTGAGTGTAAATGGCAACAGCTACATCACTATCGTTGTCGATGATGGTGCGGGCAACCTAAGCTACAGCACGACCGTGGCAACCGCCGATCTGATCGCCGACAACAGTGTTGAAGCGAGCGTGACTGCTACCGACGCGGCGGGTAACAGCCAGACCGCGACCGAAACACGTGACATCACTGTCAACACCGACGCTAGCGCTACCATCATCATCGACACCCTTGCCGGTGACGACGTGATCAACGGCGACGAAGCCACCCAGACCATCAGCGTGACCGGCTCGGTCGGCGGCGACGCCAAAGCCGGCGATACCGTCACCCTGACCGTGGGTGACGACACCTTCACCGGCCAGGTAGCGGCAGACCTCACCTACGCCATCGACGTGCCCGGATCGGTGCTGGCCGAGAACGACAGCATCCGTGCGGAAGTCACCGGCGAAGACGCCGCCGGCAACCCCTACAGCGCCGAGGCCGACCGTGGCTACGGCGTGGACACCGACGCTAGCGCTACCATCACCATCGACACCCTTGCCGGTGACGACGTGATCAACGGCGAAGAAGCCGCCCAGACCATCAGCGTGACCGGCTCGGTCGGCGGCGACGCCAAAGCCGGCGACACCGTCACCCTGACCGTGGGTGACAACAGCTACGAAGGCACCGTGGGTGAAGACCTCACCTACGCCATCGACGTCCCGGGCAGCGTACTGGCCGACAACGACAGCGTGACTGCCGAAGTCACCGGCGAAGACGCCGCCGGCAACGCCTACAGCGCCGAGGCCGACCGTGGCTACGGTGTGGACACCGACGCCAGCGCTACCATCAGCATCGACACCCTTGCCGGTGACGACGTGATCAACGGTGAAGAAGCCACCCAGACCATCAGCGTGACCGGCTCGGTCGGCGGCGACGCCAAAGCCGGCGATACCGTCACCCTGACCGTGGGTGACGACACCTTCACCGGCCAGGTAGCGGCAGACCTCACCTACGCCATCGACGTGCCCGGATCGGTGCTGGCCGAGAACGACAGCATCCGTGCCGAAGTCACCGGCGAAGACGCCGCCGGCAACGCCTACAGCGCTGAAGCTGATCGCGGCTACGGCGTCAACCTGGACGCTTCCGCCACGATCACCATCGACACTCTCGCCGGTGACGACGTGATCAACGGTGAAGAAGCCACCCAGACCATCAGCGTGACCGGCTCGGTCGGCGGCGACGCCAAAGCCGGCGATACCGTCACCCTGACCGTGGGTGACGAGAGCTACAGCGGCCAAGTGGACGCCGACGGCAACTACGCCATCGACGTGCCCGGATCGGTGCTGGCCGAGAACGACAGCGTGACTGCCGAAGTCACCGGCGAAGACGCCGCCGGCAACGCCTACAGCGCCGAGGCCGACCGTGGCTACGGCGTCAACCTGGACGCTTCCGCCACGATCACCATCGACACCCTCGCCGGTGACGACGTGATCAACGGCGAAGAAGCCACCCAGACCATCAGCGTGACCGGCTCGGTCGGCGGCGACGCCAAAGCCGGCGATACCGTCACCCTGACCGTGGGTGACGAGAGCTACAGCGGCACCGTGGGTGAAGACCTCACCTACGCCATCGACGTGCCCGGATCGGTGCTGGCCGAGAACGACAGCATCCGTGCCGAAGTCACCGGCGAAGACGCCGCCGGCAACGCCTACAGCGCCGAGGCCGACCGTGGCTACGGTGTGGACACCGACGCCAGCGCTACCATCAGCATCGACACCCTTGCCGGTGACGACGTGATCAACGGTGAAGAAGCCACCCAGACCATCAGCGTGACCGGCTCGGTCGGCGGCGACGCCAAAGCCGGCGATACCGTCACCCTGACCGTGGGTGACGACACCTTCACCGGCCAGGTAGCGGCAGACCTCACCTACGCCATCGACGTCCCGGGCAGCGTACTGGCCGACAACGACAGCGTGACTGCCGAAGTGACCGGCGAAGACGCCGCGGGCAACGCCTACAGCGCCGAGGCCGACCGTGGGTACGGTGTGGACACCGACGCTAGCGCTACCATCAGCATCGACACCCTCGCCGGTGACGACGTGATCAACGGCGAAGAAGCCACCCAGACCATCAGCGTGACCGGCTCGGTCGGCGGCGACGCCAAAGCCGGCGACACCGTCACCCTGACCGTGGGTGACAACAGCTACGAAGGCACCGTGGGTGAAGACCTCACCTACGCCATTAACGTGCCTGGGTCTGTGCTGGCCGAGAACGACAGCGTGACTGCCGAAGTCACCGGCGAAGACGCCGCCGGCAACGCCTACAGCGCCGAGGCCGACCGTGGCTACGGTGTGGACACCGACGCCAGCGCTACCATCAGCATCGACACCCTTGCCGGTGACGACGTGATCAACGGTGAAGAAGCCACCCAGACCATCAGCGTGACCGGCTCGGTCGGCGGCGACGCCAAAGCCGGCGATACCGTCACCCTGACCGTGGGTGACGACACCTTCACCGGCCAGGTAGCGGCAGACCTCACCTACGCCATCGACGTCCCGGGCAGCGTACTGGCCGACAACGACAGCGTGACTGCCGAAGTGACCGGCGAAGACGCCGCCGGCAACGCCTACAGCGCCGAGGCCGACCGTGGCTACGGCGTGGACACCGACGCCAGCGCTACCATCAGCATCGACACCCTCGCCGGTGACGACGTGATCAACGGCGAAGAAGCCACCCAGACCATCAGCGTGACCGGCAGTGTGGGCGGCGACGCCAAAGCAGGCGATACCGTCACCCTGACCGTGGGTGACGAGAGCTACAGCGGCCAAGTGGACGCCGACGGCAACTACGCCATCGACGTGCCCGGATCGGTGCTGGCCGAGAACGACAGCGTGACTGCCGAAGTCACCGGCGAAGACGCCGCCGGCAACCCCTACAGCGCCGAGGCCGACCGTGGCTACGGTGTGGACACCGACGCCAGCGCCACCATCACCATCGACACCCTTGCCGGTGACGACGTGATCAACGGCGAAGAAGCCACCCAGACCATCAGCGTGACCGGCAGTGTGGGCGGCGACGCCAAAGCAGGCGATACCGTCACCCTGACCGTGGGTGACGAGAGCTACAGCGGCCAAGTGGACGCCGACGGCAACTACGCCATCGACGTGCCCGGATCGGTGCTGGCCGAGAACGACAGCGTGACTGCCGAAGTCACCGGCGAAGACGCCGCCGGCAACCCCTACAGCGCCGAGGCCGACCGTGGCTACGGCGTGGACACCGACGCTAGCGCTACCATCAGCATCGACACCCTTGCCGGTGACGACGTGATCAACGGTGAAGAAGCCACCCAGACCATCAGCGTGACCGGCTCGGTCGGCGGCGACGCCAAAGCAGGCGATACCGTCACCCTGACCGTGGGCGACGACACCTTCACCGGCCAGGTAGCGGCAGACCTGACCTACGCCATCGACGTGCCCGGATCGGTGCTGGCCGACAACGACAGCATCCGTGCCGAAGTCACCGGCGAAGACGCCGCCGGCAACGCCTACAGCGCCGAGGCTGATCGCGGCTACGGTGTGGACACCGACGCCAGCGCTACGATCACCATCGACACCCTCGCCGGTGACGACGTGATCAACGGTGAAGAAGCCACCCAGACCATCAGCGTGACCGGCTCGGTCGGCGGCGACGCCAAAGCCGGCGATACCGTCACCCTGACCGTGGGCGACGACACCTTCACCGGCCAGGTAGCGGCAGACCTGACCTACGCCATCGACGTGCCCGGCTCTGTGCTGGCCGACAACGACAGCATCCGTGCGGAAGTCACCGGCGAAGACGCCGCCGGCAACCCCTACAGCGCCGAGGCTGATCGCGGCTACGGCGTGGACACCGACGCTAGCGCTACCATCAGCATCGACACCCTTGCCGGTGACGACGTGATCAACGGTGAAGAAGCCACCCAGACCATCAGCGTCACCGGCTCGGTCGGCGGCGACGCCAAAGCCGGCGATACCGTCACCCTGACCGTGGGCGACGACACCTTCACCGGCCAGGTAGCGGCAGACCTGACCTACGCCATCGACGTGCCCGGCTCTGTGCTGGCCGACAACGACAGCATCCGTGCGGAAGTCACCGGCGAAGACGCCGCCGGCAACCCCTACAGCGCCGAGGCTGATCGCGGCTACGGCGTGGACACCGACGCCAGCGCTACGATCACCATCGACACCCTCGCCGGTGACGACGTGATCAACGGCGAAGAAGCCACCCAGACCATCAGCGTGACCGGCTCGGTCGGCGGCGACGCCAAAGCAGGCGATACCGTCACCCTGACCGTGGGCGGCGAGAGCTACAGCGGCCAAGTGGACGCCGACGGCAACTACGCCATCGACGTGCCCGGCTCTGTGCTGGCCGACAACGACAGCATCCGTGCGGAAGTCACCGGCGAAGACGCCGCCGGCAACCCCTACAGCGCCGAGGCGGATCGCGATTATGGTGTTGATGCTGCCCCAGAGGCTGAGGGCGGACAAGTAACAGGTGAGGAAGACACCGCTTTAATACTGAAATGGAGTGATTTTAATATCACTGACGATTCACCTGTTGCTGAACAGGGAATTGTAATTACCGATTTGCCTGCCTCTGGAACATTGGAGTTCAAAGATGCCAGTGGGCAGTGGCAGAGCGTGGCTGTGGATGCAAACTTCAGCAGAGCGGAAATAGATGCTGGGCAATTGCGCTTTATGCCAGAGGCTAATGAGTCAGGCTTCGATAGCTATGATGGCGAGGGGGTAGGAAACCAGGAAGCTAACTATGCTCAGTTACAGTTCCGTCCCATCGATGGTCACAATGAAGGAGCTGAAGCTACCCTCGCGATTGACATTGTGCCTGTTGCCGATGCACCCACTGTTTCTGTATCACTGGGTGACACACTTGAGTCGGTACGAGCCTCCGTCATTAAGGTTGAGCATGGCAGCACTACTATTACCATTGAGGGCACTGAAATCAGTGCTGAAGGAATCAGTGGTCAAGTTATCAAACCACCGTTTAGTGATGGCAACCTCAACCCAGGTAGTGCCAATAATACTAATGGTGCTGATGTTATAGCGCTCATCGGTGACTTCAATAAACTAGTGAATGGTAACCAAGCTGTAAACTCGATCAATGGTGATGATAAGGACTATGTTTACTTAAATAAGGCGTTAACGAGCTATGCCGTTAATTTAGGCGAGCAGCATCAAAACTCTGGGTATGACGGAACGATTACCGATTTGGCCACTGGTGTGACCATTAGTGTCAATAACATCCGCGGGATCATATTTGGCGATGGCTCCACTATGTTGCCCAGTGATGCGACTACCACGATTACCCAAACCGGCTATGACATTATCGAGGTCGAACTCTCTGCCCTGTTAACTGATACTGACGGCAGTGAGGTGCTTTCGGATATTATTTTGACGGACATCCCAGCTGGAGTTGAACTGACCGGTGAGGGCGTCGTTATGCAACCGGATGGCAGCTGGCTGGTGGCTAATCCTACTGGGGAGAGCATCGACCAGTTGACGTTGACGATGAAAGTGCCTGTGAGTGTCGGAGCATTTGATATCACGGCTACGGTAACTTCCAGCGAGATATACGAAGATGCCGCTGGAGACCAGCAAGTCATCGACAGTGAAACAAGCACTGATACCACCGCCGTGGAGCAATACAATATTGTGGTAGGTTCGCCAGGCGGTGATAGCATCACGGGTACCAGTGCAAATGACATCATTATTGGTGATGTTGCTGGTCTGCAGTTGGTGCCAGGTGAAAACTACAACCTGGCGTTCATGGTGGATACATCGGGCAGTATGTCGAATGCCGATATTGCCAATGCTAAGGCATCACTGACCGAAGTGTTCAATACCCTTAAAGAGAGCGTCGGCGAGGATAATGCCGGCACAGTAAACATCTTCTTGGTGGAGTTCGATACCCAGGCAGGGAGAAATGTCAGTGTTGATTTGTCGGATCCACAAGCGCTGTCGAAGCTGCAAACAGTGCTGGATGGCTTCCAACAAGGTGGTGGTACTAACTATGAAGATGTCTTTAAAACGACTGCCAACTGGTTCTATACGGATTCTGTCCAGGCCAATTCCGGCACTAACATGACCTATTTTATAACCGACGGTTTACCGACATATTACCAGGCTAAGGAAAAAGAGAGTGCGGTGGTGGGCTCCAGAGGAGGGAATCGCTGGAATCTTAATATCGATGACATTGATTACACACCTGGCCAAGCATACTCAATGAATATCGATGGCCAGATGAGAGAGGTCATCGATACAAGTGGCAATGTGCAACAGTGGACTCATAGTTCTGGATGTGGCGGTGGAAGTTGGAGTAGCAGTATTATCGGTCAGGTAAGGCCTGAGGGCGACGGTACATACGAAATTTCTGAACTTGCTGGTGACGGCAGAAGTACTACACAGACGGTTGCACAGAATTCATTGGAAGCCTTTGCACTGCTGGATGGTAAGTCCTCGGTCAATGCCATTGGTTTGGGTGGCAGCTTGAACGAAAGTAATCTTCAGGCATATGACTCTGATGGCATCGTTCAGTCGAACATCAATCCGGAGCAGCTCGCTGATGCTATTCTGGGTGAAAATGTTCAGTTGCCTTCTGGCAATGACACAATTTCCGGTGGTGAGGGCAATGATGTTCTGTTTGGAGATCAGATTACCTTTGCTGGGATTGAAGGTAACGGCTTGCCCGCTATTAAGGCTTATATTGCAGGCCAGTTGGGCCTTGCAGACTCTAACCAAGTTACTGCTGAGCAGATCCATACATACATTACCAATAATCATGGAGAGTTTAATAACTCCACGGGTACCGTTGGTAACGATATTCTAATCGGCGGTGATGGGGATGACATTCTATTTGGGCAAGGTGGCAATGATACGCTGGTAGGGGGAGCTGGTGATGACATTATGTATGGCGGTAACGGCGCCAATACCTTTGTATGGGATTCGAGCGATGAAGGGACTGAGCAGACACCCGCTGTAGATCAGGTCATGGACTTCAATATGGGGCAGTTTGGCGCCGACTCTGCGGCCGATCGATTGGATATAGCGGATCTTCTGCAAGGGGAAAATGCGGAAAACCTGGATCAGTACATTAAAGCAGAACAGCAGGGCGCTGATACTGTACTGCATGTTAAATCTGATGGTGGGTTAGCCGCAGATGGTAGTAATGCGGATCAGCGTATCGTATTGAAGGATGTGGAGATGCCGCAAGGTGGCAACTCTTCGGACTTTATTCAAAGTATGTTGGATGATGGCCAACTTAAGATAGATCAATAA